The stretch of DNA tactaaaacaacactgaaacaacacaaaaacaaatgaagcaaatataactacttagaaaaatataaaagaaacacacacctcaaaactctcttgtgagtgagctcgtcaaatatatttataggagaaccaaaagaaaaaaaccacaaaaatagccaaagagaacgaagaagaaatgtatttatagcctccatcttccacactcacagacagaaccatcacaacaacacgagaacacccagaaaatacctattaattccagcgagatggagcaagggcagtgaaatcggcattaaataaataaatcatgaaaaacaacagtaaaacaatactaaaacaatactaaaacaaataaaacaataaaagaaaaaaatgatcaaaaattaactatgttgtgcacatcctcaatactaaatgcactatatttgcaagaaagttctagaaaattagaacaaaaaaaaaaccacactaactcttatattttcaaaaaaaaaaaacataactaagaacttcaaaaaaaaaaaagaagaagaaaagaaaagaagatgaagaagaagaactgaacatgaaaaaaaaataaaaatcatgaaaaacaacagtagaacaatactaaaacaacggtaaagatgaagaaaaaaaaaacttgaagaagaagatgaatattagAACATGGGGGTGAGATTTATGTGAAAAGCtagaagataaagatgaagaagaagatgaatcgTGAGAAATGAGAGTGGGAtttttaaatctatttcaataaaagaaaaagagtgagacatggggtgtgatttttaaatttatttaaataaaagaaaaagtaaaacatgTCACTTTTATGACACATCCCATCAACCttttcatcaaaataataattattaaattatctcaaaaaataataattattaaatattaaaaataataaataataatttttacatccattaaaataaaaaattaaataaataacttgagcCCATGTCCCaatcaatcaaaaaaaaaaacaaaacaataacataTACAATTTGGCAGTATACTgccgaaattaaaaaaaaaaaaaaaacagtaaaaacgtaAATTTGGGCGTgtcacagtatttttgtaatacatGGGAAAAAGTTAGTAAAGAGTGTAAATTTCccattcttaaaccaaacacagaattactttcagcataatccaatcttgtccagtccagtccaatccttttcagtcctatccagtccaatcctgcgtaccaaacgggcccatAGTATATAAGAATGATACTTGTCTAATTCTCTTTGTTCTTATGCATACAATTTGTgtccttcaatttttttttcttaaaatagtTTAATAAAACCCTACTTCGCTTTGCTTTCACTGTGGAGATAACTCGTTATAAATGAAGTAACATCAATTTTATCAAGTAAACTGCAGTTAATGATTTTATTACGTTATCAGCTAAAAAGAATAAATTATGGgcataattatataagattttattaaaacaatatcaaaacaacaagaaaattaactaaaagtaacatgaaaatcacatcaaaacaacaacaaaaaataacatacagataacaaaaaaatcaacaacaaattaactagagtacaacataaaaaactttttattttctgtaaataaaatcaaaaaatcataaaatgtataaaattccgtgaaacagtagttttgtaattttttttgttgtttttgtatatttgtaaaataatcccaaaaataaaaaacattgtCTAGAAAGTGTAATGGGCttctttcacaaaaaaaaaaggaaagaaagtgtaggcttggccttttattaTTATGGAAATTTAGAtagggtaagttgaaaaataccacttttattaatcaattaattaaatttacctctaattttatatttaattgaaacatacttcTATTTATGTGTattgtacctaaaataccctgacataagagagtcataTGGAGAATATCTTGAAGTGACGGGATAAAAtttgtacaatgtttaaaaaaagaggtaaaagtGATAGTCTTTAAAAAAgatgataaaaataaaagagaacaatataaaaagagtatAGAGAGTAATTTCCTAAATCTATTTTTacaaatggatttttttttttttttgataatctACACAATGGAGTTAAAATTGGATTTTTTGCGGGGTTTTTTTTACACAGGTTTTTCACttgtttttccttttcttcAGAAAAAACGTTGTTTTCATGTTGCTTTTGCGTAGGTGAAAACAACACTCCATAAATTTgtataaaaaaagttaaaatcagtaaaaatgttaaaaaaaactgTAAATCGGTAAAAGTGTaaacttttgtcatttttgaGTATTTATTTAGTGGCTCTTTAGAGCCGTTGGGTTTAGTTAGTTGGCCCATAAAACCAATATCAgcccattttctcaatttttttcgGTGGCGTCTTCGTCTTCTTAGGGCAGCAAGAACAGAACAGTTATGGAGGGCGGCAAATGAAGTGCTTTTGAAGCCATTTCTGAGCGAAGTCAAACCAAACGACATTACTGTTGTGCTACAGGTATTTCCATTCCTCTCTTATTCATATGTTTCCTTTGTTTATGAAGTATTGCTCTCGAACTTACTCTCCACAGTCTCACTTTTAACTTTGTATTACGTCTGTGTTTTCTTCTTTAAGCATCTGTTTGGTTCGTAGGAAAACTTGCTTTTGAAGAAGAAAACTAATGTGTAATTGAAATGCTTTAGATTTTCTATGCATGTTATGGCATAAAAGTTGCTCAGTTCAATTGAGTGGCATGGTTTTATGCTTTAAGCTTTATATTGactcattatttgaaaaatcatgaaataaaaaatGCTCAATTAAATGCAAGTAATAGTATCTCtgcatttattatatttatgtgCATATACTGGATTCAATGATTAGATTTTGCTAATATCAAGTATGCCAAAAGATTTTTACTCTGTTTTTTTCCCTCTCTGGAGTTTTGTAGTTTCAGGGCTCtaagattttttcttttttgaaacaGTAGTATAGGATGTTTGAGGATGTAGCTTCGAGAAGTAAGCTCTCTAAGAAGCTCAAAATTTCGGGTTTAAAATTCAATAGTACAAAAGATACAAAGAAAAAGACTCAAAGAACTCGTAGTGACAATGAGGATGGTGGTATGAAGAACTTTAGTTCTGATAAACCAAGAAGGGGAAGCCACAATGAGGATGGTGGTATGAGAAACTTCAGTTTTGATAAACCAAGGAGGGGAAGCCACAATGAGGATGGTGGTATGAGAAACTTCAGTTTTGATAAACCAAGGAGGGGAAGCCACAATGAGGATGGTGATATGAGAAACTTTAGCTCTAATAAACCAAGGAGGGGATCCTCCAATGAGGATGGTGGTATGAGGAACTTTAGTTCTGATAAAACAAGGAAGAGAAGTTACAATGATGATGGTGGTATTAGGAAATTTAGTTATGATAAAACAAGGAAGAAAGTCTTTGATGAGGATGGTGGTGTGAGGAACTCTAGTTTTGATAAAACTAGAAAGAGAATCTATGCTAACCGACAAACTGGTGGGGAGGTAGTATTTGATGGCAATGTAGATAGACCTAATAGAAAACCTTTGTCAAAGAAATGGCAGAGCCAGGGGAAAGATGATGTTGTTGGAGCAAAGGGGAAGAATGTATCTCCTCGCTCAATGTGGGTTTCTAGTAAGTTGGAGGATACCAGTTCTGAAGCTAAAGTTTCTTCTCATAAAGCTAAGAACACAGTGGAAAATGAACGAATTTCTCATGTAGCTCGGACAAAGGGGATTGATAAGAAAAAGTCTCAAGATATGTATTCCTCAAATTCAACCAAGAAATGGGGTAAAGACAAGAAGAACCAAGCTGAGGACTTGGAGGTTCTAGATGAGCAGCCAAAGAAGTCAAAACGGGTCATTCGGATAGATCCACATGATATCTCAAATAAGAGGCTGGTGGAGGTGGACAATAGTCTTGTGAATGTTGGTAAGTTTTTATCGTAATATATATCTAGTTCAATGTGTATGTGATATCTCATATGCATTGTTTTGGGGTATTTTTGTACCTCACTAATTCAATTCTTTTTGTTAGAACTAGATGTTTTGGACCGTGTACTATCATTCTGCTATTTATATCGTTTATCATCATATATGAGTTCAttgtttttttagtatttttttctctttacaTCATTACATGCTCTATTTTTAGTGTTTTGGATAAAAATCTTCTGTGGTAACTTAACTTACCTTAACTTTTGTGATATGCTATCATATGTCGTCACATTTTTTATTTCTCACAACTTTTTCCCTTTGTGCGTGCTTTCCAGACAGTAAAACTGAGAAGAAAAACGTTATGGAAGAACCGGCTGAAGTTTCAAAGAATGCACAATTTCGAGCCATCCAACCTAGTTCGTCAATCCTTTCCTATGTGGAAGATAATGTAATTTGTATGCGTCCTTCTGACGTTTGCTCCCTCTGGATTTAATTTAGTGATGCATTATTCTTATGATGATTATgctatttaagttgtttattctgttttttcattatatatgttttggttTTGATAATTTGATTAACAGTTTTTGGGTCGTAGACGCATGATTGAGCTGCGGAGGGCAGGCTACAACACTGATCTTTCGGCTCCTTTGGATAACATTCCCTTCTCTTCTAACCCGGAAAGAGAACGAATTGAAGAAACTGTATGTCGTTTTGTGCATGTTCATGTTGAGACAATATCCCCTATCTCTGTTGTTGCATGCACTTAATAGATGCTATAGTTGTTCAACCATACAGTAAATTACGAGTGAATTGCTAGATTATTGTGGGTGGTGCTAACTATTTTGTACAGATATTTAGGAACAAAATGACATTTTTTGCCGCTGCAAAGGCTTCATCATCATTTCCACCACCTGAGTTACCAGAGATTGCCTTCGCAGGTagatatttcaaaattttcttggTGCTCGATTTGTTAAATAGTGTTTggtgattatttatttttgatgtcAATCCATGAACTTTACTGCTCATAAAATATTACAGTTTTATTCTGTCAATGGCTACATTTTGAGTTTGGTTGTGGTAACATTCTGAAGAAAAATAGAACATTATGATGACTGtttgaaattcaaattataATTCAGTACTCTATAGTTTGTCAGGTACTgtcttttatttgtttatttgacaGAACTTCAGCTTTAAGAAGTGGTCTTTTGTTCACGTCTGTTTGTTTTCTCTTTGTATTTTAAGACCCAATTAAAATATTTAGTGTACAACATTATTAACTTATGATTGCATATTTAGGAAGATCAAATGTTGGAAAGTCATCGCTACTAAATTCCCTTACTAGACAGTGGGGTGTTGTGCGGACATCTGACAAACCTGGCCTCACTCAGGTGTGTAAACCTTTTCAGAAACTTTGGTGTTGGACTTTGGTCTCCTTGCCTTTTAATTGCAGACATCTGACAATTGTGACTTTTCTGTAGACTCTTAATTTCTTCGACCTGGGATCAAAGCTGTGCTTGGTTGATTTGCCAGGCTATGGGTTTGCTTACGCAAAAGAAGAAGTTAAGGATGCCTGGGAAGAGCTTGTGAGTGCACAAACAAAAATGAACTTTTTATTCCTTCTTGCATATTTACATAATGATTGGCTAATTAAGTGTAATCTTGACTCTTGATGGCTGTTGGATAAGAAACTCTAATTTGCCCTGTCAGTGTCTATCTTGCTTCCCTTAGTACACCATGAAGGCATCTGAAAAGCTTGATTTTATTGTATTTACTTATCAAGTCTTAGAGTGGACTGCTTGTTTTGTTCAAAATTTACCAATGGCTTTCATTTATTAGTGAATctaaaatatctaagatatgcTAGTTGACGTCGCATCTTTTGTTATTTTGAATTTGTAGGTGAAGGAGTATGTTTCCACAAGAGTTGGTTTGAGAAGGGTATGTCTCCTTATTGATACAAAATGGGGAATGAAGCCAAGGGATCATGAACTCATTGACTTAATGGAAAGGTACATAGACTGACTTGTAAATTATTCTCATGGTTaccattattattaataattatttcactTATTGAATTTTCAACTGAGTTAATGGAATGTGCACGTATGCCTGGTAGAATATTACTTTGCTGGAAACATTATACATTTAAAAACATATTTTCTGGACCTTCGAATTCTGCATGTGAACTTTGCAAATTCCAAAAAATAGTGCAAGCATTTGAGTTTGATGATGTAAAATACTTGTTCAACAGATCTCAAACCAAATACCAGATTGTTTTGACCAAGACAGACACAGTCTTCCCTATCGATGTAGCACGTCGTGCAATGCAAGTTGAAGAGGTGAACATAGAACAAGTCAAATGACACTAAATAGAAATGGGCGCGATCTTACCTGCACTAATGCACCGGATCCCATAAGAACTCCGCAATTAAGCTTGCTTGGGCGAGaatagtactaggatgggtgacctcctgggaagtcctcgtATTGCAcccataaatttttaaaagtgacACTAAATTAAAATTAGCATTCCTTCTTAATCTATGCGAGCCAATTGATCTGATTATCTTTTGATTTTACAGAGCCTCAAGGCACACAAGTCGGTTGTTCAACCCCTGGTACAAAGATCATATTTGTTTTAACTATATTTTGGTATGCACATCATAATAGTAAGCAATCTAAATTCTCTGGTTTGGTTATAATTTCAGATGATGGTAAGCTCAAAATCTGGAGCTGGTATCCGAAGTTTAAGAACTGTACTTGCCAAGATTTCTCGTTTTGCCAAACTCTAATCTTCTCAGGTAAATCTTTGGTTCATAAAGTTTGTTTTCCCAAATCACTCTCTCACACTAGCCTCTTAAAAAATCTATATCATCTCAAAATTGGttacttttaaattaattttctatagcAATCTAACATTTTGGATGGTTTATATTTAAAGTATTGCTTCTATTTTCAAGTTTACAGGCTTTTGATTTTTTGGGCATGTTCGAGTAAAGAACTTGAGAATCATTATACAAGAAAAGAGGGGGATAATAAGCTACAAAATTTAGCTGGAGGAGTACTACTTGATTTCTAAGCTTGACAAGTCCCAGCTGTAATTTTTCATACTAGATTATAGAAATTTAACTTGGGTAGAAATTTTTTTCGATTTACAAGGATATTTATCCACTGTTCATCTCAAccttaaaaaaaactataaagaaaagaaaatcattTATTAATGTGGGATGTGTCATGAAAATATAGGTGTTGATGCTTGTGGTTTGTGCAGTGAGTAATTATGTTGATATAACAACAATGACAATGATTTCAGAAATTGACGTTTGAACTGGCCTGAAAAAGTATGTTCATCacacaaataatattataataatgggGTCTATCGTTTTCTTTCAAGACGGCTGCGGGAGCTGCCAAATTGGAatagttgttttttggtttttagTATGTATATTACTCTTATCTTTAAATGTTAATAATTCATAAAAATCATATTAACTTAAATTATGGTTGGTAGTTACATTTATAAATGTATGATGTTAACACATCAATTAATCCCttcctaaaaaaaaacaaacacacACATCAATTAACAAAATCGATTAATCCAGTTTTTACAAACACCATTCAAGGTTAACTGCAGACTTAAAACACACGACAATCTTTAATTTAGTGTAGCGTAGTTCTTCTTTATAAGTTTGAATCAtgttttgttgaaaaaaaattgatttttcacTCCCAGCATATTTTTCCcaacttttctttttaaattacaAAACTTGCCTGTTTCATTGGCGAGTTAGTTTTCTTTGCTTATGGTCCATAAATAAAGATTATTGTTTTGGGTACCAACGTGTCAATGTGTTCATCACGGTGTCTTATAATTAATAGtcttctataatttttatttttattgtgtttacactaataataataataatattatacttTATATAAGTATTATgtgtcatttaatattttatcttataattaattaacaattttttataatttttatttaaataaatttcgatattaaattactacagtaatattttatataacaaAATGCTAGGCAGCGTGCCCTTAAGCAGCCGCCTTTGGTTTTTCGATTTGTGTATTCGTTTTTAACTTTTGTGTAAGAAACACTTGACACCCTATGGGAATATATTCAATATAATAATCAGTGCCATGTGGTGATTACGTATTTTTGAATTGTAGTCACTTATTTTCATCAACACTACTTAATTAGCATTACTTAAACAAACAGTTCATGAGCACTCTTAAATTATGGTAAGAGCAATAAATTTGTGGTCATTTGTTTGGTAAATCCAAAATCAAGACTTATCTTACACATCGTTAGTCAACTCAATTGTGAGATGGCTTGAAAATAAATGGGAGCCAACGTAGAGAGCACCATAGTAGACTTCTTTTATTCTAGAATTTTATTTAGGAGGATGTGTTGTGCACAAACAATTCGACccaaaatcaatatatataaaaaagaaaacccacctaaaaaataaaaaataaataaaattatagaaGACATAAGGGTATATACAAATACTATACACTAAAGATTAGGTACACAATTTCACCGAAAAcattgtaataaataattagagaATGGATAATGGTTCAGACATTGTCAAATGTGTTAGGTCAAAGGCAGCCATCGTATGCTCCCAAAAAACctttgcattattattatttgattttcttTGTCATATATTATTCCTAAACCATTTTTGTCAAAAACTTCAACTGCAACCTTTCTCCTTTTTCTTACTTGTTTTTCTCCCTTCTCTTTCTAACACACGTTTCTCAATTTCtggtgagagagagagataggaaGAAATGTGTCCTCTGAGAATAATTCTGATATTCCTTTCGGCAACTCTCGCCGGTTTCTTTGTCCTCCGAAACCTCAAGTCACAGCACGAAGCATTATCCCCTGCCGGCGAGGAAACCCACCACGATCTTGATGAGTCAGACAAAACCCATTTGTCAAATTCGTCGACTTCTTCGGTTAACCGATTCTCCAAGGTTCCACCCCAAACCccaattgattaattttttcttttccagCTTTAATTGATTGTTTTTTGTTTCTGGGTTTTGTGAAAGTTTCAAACTTTTTGATGAATTTTGTGATTGTTTTTATGTAGGTTCGCTCAGCTATGGAGACTGGATTTTGGACCTGTGTGGATATGGCTAGTGGTCGCTACCTATGGAGGCATTTGTCTAAGAGATCTGAATGACCTCTATTCTTCTCGTTGACCGGGTTGTGTCTGATTCTTGTGAAGATTTTATTGctgttcaggtttgggtttgacTATGGTGTATCATTTAGTTGACGAggattttcattattaatagcCTGTGTAAGAAATGTAATTCTTGGCTCAATTGGAAAATCCATATATTGTTAGCTTTAACAAAATCTTGTACTCCCTATAATCAAATGTAGCAGTTGAAAGTTGGGGTTTTGGTATAGTAATGAAATAAGGTGACATTTTTCGTGTCTGTTTAAACCCCCTTTTTCAATGGAGGAAAATCAGAAATACATTAACTCTTTGAATTTACTTCCTCAATATCCTTGCCTAATGTTTAGTACAAGTGTTTGAAATCCGATTCTGCCATTGTtttgagtgagtgagtgagagCCTTGTTCTTTTAAGATTTGGGTTCATATTAACATACATGTAAGTATCTTCTTAGGATCATTTAGAAGTAAGATAATGACAGCAATAAATGGAATAATCCTTGGATCATCATGTTGATGGTTTAATGTAGTCGTCTCTTTCCTCTTAATTACAAGTTTTCTCAAGTTTAGAACAAAGCCTTTGGTAGGTCAAAGGCTAAAGTGTTTAAACTTTAAAGGTTTTGCAAAGGGGTTCCATTCGTATATGAAGTTGCTAATTCACTTCCCATAGATAAGGAGATTTTGTCCTGTTTTGCTTAGAGAATAGTTTCTGAATCATAATTTTTAGGTATATATTGTCAGATTGGAGCCTTAATTGGTATATAGACTTACCTCTGCCTCGTCTTGCCAACCTCAACCTTGGTAGGTCACCAACTTATTCTGACTAGGTTCCAATGGCTTCATTCAATTCATAAATTGACCAAGCAACTGCACAACATATAAGGTAGTGCAGCTATGAATCTTTTAGTTCACTTATTTGATCTGGGGACCATGGTGTACCACTGGAATATGTTTATGGTCATTTTTGCTCACCTATAGATCACTTGATATATAAATGGCAATGGATTTTTGGTGGTTTTTGTGAAAATGGTACAAAAAGAACCTGGTGATTGATTGAATCTCACAAAAGAATCATTGTATTTGGATATTTATTTAAGATTCCTGAAACACAATGCTTGATCTCTTAAGCTTTTTGTTGTAATATTTCAGTTCTgtaatggaatatcttagatggGTCACTAAAGGCATTTGATGATATGTGCTCTTGTGAATTTTACCAGATATTTATCCAAGTGAGAACAATTCAAAGCTGTTGGATAATTTGGGATTTATTTCCTCGCACCTCCATTACCATTGTCATAAATCATGAGTACAATTTGGGcat from Cannabis sativa cultivar Pink pepper isolate KNU-18-1 chromosome 2, ASM2916894v1, whole genome shotgun sequence encodes:
- the LOC115721372 gene encoding uncharacterized protein LOC115721372; this encodes MCPLRIILIFLSATLAGFFVLRNLKSQHEALSPAGEETHHDLDESDKTHLSNSSTSSVNRFSKVRSAMETGFWTCVDMASGRYLWRHLSKRSE
- the LOC115720600 gene encoding uncharacterized protein LOC115720600, which produces MFEDVASRSKLSKKLKISGLKFNSTKDTKKKTQRTRSDNEDGGMKNFSSDKPRRGSHNEDGGMRNFSFDKPRRGSHNEDGGMRNFSFDKPRRGSHNEDGDMRNFSSNKPRRGSSNEDGGMRNFSSDKTRKRSYNDDGGIRKFSYDKTRKKVFDEDGGVRNSSFDKTRKRIYANRQTGGEVVFDGNVDRPNRKPLSKKWQSQGKDDVVGAKGKNVSPRSMWVSSKLEDTSSEAKVSSHKAKNTVENERISHVARTKGIDKKKSQDMYSSNSTKKWGKDKKNQAEDLEVLDEQPKKSKRVIRIDPHDISNKRLVEVDNSLVNVDSKTEKKNVMEEPAEVSKNAQFRAIQPSSSILSYVEDNFLGRRRMIELRRAGYNTDLSAPLDNIPFSSNPERERIEETIFRNKMTFFAAAKASSSFPPPELPEIAFAGRSNVGKSSLLNSLTRQWGVVRTSDKPGLTQTLNFFDLGSKLCLVDLPGYGFAYAKEEVKDAWEELVKEYVSTRVGLRRVCLLIDTKWGMKPRDHELIDLMERSQTKYQIVLTKTDTVFPIDVARRAMQVEESLKAHKSVVQPLMMVSSKSGAGIRSLRTVLAKISRFAKL